Proteins from a single region of Tachysurus vachellii isolate PV-2020 chromosome 15, HZAU_Pvac_v1, whole genome shotgun sequence:
- the slc2a2 gene encoding solute carrier family 2, facilitated glucose transporter member 2 isoform X1, with protein MEKQLTGTLFLAVCAAALGSLQYGYGIGVINAPQKVIVQHYSRSLGFPVADEHTNATLPNEDDEEVQTRTSALTMYWSLSVAMFPVGGIVSSFLVGFVADFRGRIKGMLVMNLLSLAASLLMGLAKMGSPHVMVITGRTLMGFYCGLSSGLVPMYIGEIAPVQYRGALGTLHQLGVVTGILISQILGLDFLLGNDDKWHLLLGLSGVIAVLQSLLLPICPESPRYLYIKLGKKEEACRSLKRLKGEYDTSKDIAEMQKEKEEAMKEEKISIWRLVKAQQYRKQLFVALMLHLAQQFSGINAIFYYSTDIFQSARVAQPVYATIGVGVVNTVFTLLSVILVDRAGRRTLMLIGLCGMCCCAVGVTIGLVYQNTYSWMSYLSMTAIFLFVSFFEIGPGPIPWFIVAELFSQGPRPAAIALAGCCNWTSNFIVGMFFPYIEQLLNMYVFIIFVVLLFVFTVFTWLRLPETKGKTFKEIAAVFEKKSPAAQTEAATELQQLKGSSEA; from the exons cagttAACAGGTACTCTATTTCTGGCTGTGTGTGCTGCTGCTCTCGGTTCTCTGCAGTACGGATACGGGATTGGAGTAATAAATGCACCCCAGaag GTCATTGTACAGCACTATTCTCGCTCTCTGGGATTTCCTGTGGCTGATGAACACACTAATGCTACACTACCtaatgaggatgatgaagaggtGCAGACACGGACGTCCGCCCTGACCATGTACTGGTCCTTATCTGTGGCCATGTTTCCTGTTGGAGGAATTGTCTCATCCTTCTTGGTGGGATTTGTCGCTGATTTCCGAGGAAG GATTAAAGGCATGCTGGTGATGAATCTTCTCTCCCTGGCTGCGAGTCTCCTCATGGGTTTGGCTAAAATGGGAAGTCCTCACGTCATGGTGATTACAGGACGAACCCTCATGGGTTTCTACTGCG GTCTCTCCTCTGGACTTGTTCCCATGTATATCGGTGAAATTGCCCCGGTGCAGTACCGAGGTGCATTAGGAACACTGCACCAGCTCGGTGTCGTCACCGGCATCCTTATCAGCCAG atcCTGGGTCTGGACTTCCTGTTAGGAAATGATGACAAGTGGCACCTGCTGCTGGGTTTATCTGGAGTCATCGCAGTTCTGCAGAGTTTATTGCTGCCGATCTGTCCTGAGAGTCCGAGATACCTGTACATCAAACTGGGCAAGAAGGAGGAGGCCTGcagaa GTTTAAAGCGGCTTAAAGGAGAATATGACACGTCGAAGGATATCGCAGAaatgcagaaagaaaaagaggaggcCATGAAAGAGGAGAAGATATCAATCTGGAGGCTTGTAAAGGCTCAGCAGTACCGAAAGCAGCTCTTTGTGGCTCTGatgctgcatctggcacaacAATTCTCTGGAATTAACGCA ATCTTTTATTACTCCACCGACATTTTCCAAAGCGCCAGAGTCGCTCAGCCCGTCTACGCTACCATCGGAGTCGGAGTCGTAAACACCGTCTTCACACTGCTGTCA gtgattcTGGTGGACCGGGCCGGTAGAAGAACCCTGATGCTAATCGGTTTGTGTGGAATGTGTTGCTGTGCAGTGGGAGTGACAATTGGACTTGTTTACCAG AACACCTACTCCTGGATGAGTTACTTGAGCATGACAGCCATTTTTCTGTTCGTGAGCTTCTTTGAAATCGGACCAGGCCCCATCCCATGGTTCATAGTGGCCGAACTGTTCAGTCAGGGGCCGCGTCCTGCTGCCATCGCACTCGCCGGCTGCTGCAACTGGACCAGTAACTTCATCGTCGGCATGTTTTTCCCTTACATAGAG caactCCTTAATATGTATGTCTTCATCATCTTTGTGGTTCTGCTGTTCGTTTTTACTGTGTTCACGTGGTTACGACTTCCTGAGACTAAAGGGAAGACCTTTAAGGAAATCGCAGCTGTGTTTGAGAAGAAAAGCCCTGCAGCCCAAACCGAGGCAGCGACGGAACTGCAGCAGCTCAAAGGCTCATCAGAGGCCTGA
- the slc2a2 gene encoding solute carrier family 2, facilitated glucose transporter member 2 isoform X2, whose amino-acid sequence MEKLTGTLFLAVCAAALGSLQYGYGIGVINAPQKVIVQHYSRSLGFPVADEHTNATLPNEDDEEVQTRTSALTMYWSLSVAMFPVGGIVSSFLVGFVADFRGRIKGMLVMNLLSLAASLLMGLAKMGSPHVMVITGRTLMGFYCGLSSGLVPMYIGEIAPVQYRGALGTLHQLGVVTGILISQILGLDFLLGNDDKWHLLLGLSGVIAVLQSLLLPICPESPRYLYIKLGKKEEACRSLKRLKGEYDTSKDIAEMQKEKEEAMKEEKISIWRLVKAQQYRKQLFVALMLHLAQQFSGINAIFYYSTDIFQSARVAQPVYATIGVGVVNTVFTLLSVILVDRAGRRTLMLIGLCGMCCCAVGVTIGLVYQNTYSWMSYLSMTAIFLFVSFFEIGPGPIPWFIVAELFSQGPRPAAIALAGCCNWTSNFIVGMFFPYIEQLLNMYVFIIFVVLLFVFTVFTWLRLPETKGKTFKEIAAVFEKKSPAAQTEAATELQQLKGSSEA is encoded by the exons ttAACAGGTACTCTATTTCTGGCTGTGTGTGCTGCTGCTCTCGGTTCTCTGCAGTACGGATACGGGATTGGAGTAATAAATGCACCCCAGaag GTCATTGTACAGCACTATTCTCGCTCTCTGGGATTTCCTGTGGCTGATGAACACACTAATGCTACACTACCtaatgaggatgatgaagaggtGCAGACACGGACGTCCGCCCTGACCATGTACTGGTCCTTATCTGTGGCCATGTTTCCTGTTGGAGGAATTGTCTCATCCTTCTTGGTGGGATTTGTCGCTGATTTCCGAGGAAG GATTAAAGGCATGCTGGTGATGAATCTTCTCTCCCTGGCTGCGAGTCTCCTCATGGGTTTGGCTAAAATGGGAAGTCCTCACGTCATGGTGATTACAGGACGAACCCTCATGGGTTTCTACTGCG GTCTCTCCTCTGGACTTGTTCCCATGTATATCGGTGAAATTGCCCCGGTGCAGTACCGAGGTGCATTAGGAACACTGCACCAGCTCGGTGTCGTCACCGGCATCCTTATCAGCCAG atcCTGGGTCTGGACTTCCTGTTAGGAAATGATGACAAGTGGCACCTGCTGCTGGGTTTATCTGGAGTCATCGCAGTTCTGCAGAGTTTATTGCTGCCGATCTGTCCTGAGAGTCCGAGATACCTGTACATCAAACTGGGCAAGAAGGAGGAGGCCTGcagaa GTTTAAAGCGGCTTAAAGGAGAATATGACACGTCGAAGGATATCGCAGAaatgcagaaagaaaaagaggaggcCATGAAAGAGGAGAAGATATCAATCTGGAGGCTTGTAAAGGCTCAGCAGTACCGAAAGCAGCTCTTTGTGGCTCTGatgctgcatctggcacaacAATTCTCTGGAATTAACGCA ATCTTTTATTACTCCACCGACATTTTCCAAAGCGCCAGAGTCGCTCAGCCCGTCTACGCTACCATCGGAGTCGGAGTCGTAAACACCGTCTTCACACTGCTGTCA gtgattcTGGTGGACCGGGCCGGTAGAAGAACCCTGATGCTAATCGGTTTGTGTGGAATGTGTTGCTGTGCAGTGGGAGTGACAATTGGACTTGTTTACCAG AACACCTACTCCTGGATGAGTTACTTGAGCATGACAGCCATTTTTCTGTTCGTGAGCTTCTTTGAAATCGGACCAGGCCCCATCCCATGGTTCATAGTGGCCGAACTGTTCAGTCAGGGGCCGCGTCCTGCTGCCATCGCACTCGCCGGCTGCTGCAACTGGACCAGTAACTTCATCGTCGGCATGTTTTTCCCTTACATAGAG caactCCTTAATATGTATGTCTTCATCATCTTTGTGGTTCTGCTGTTCGTTTTTACTGTGTTCACGTGGTTACGACTTCCTGAGACTAAAGGGAAGACCTTTAAGGAAATCGCAGCTGTGTTTGAGAAGAAAAGCCCTGCAGCCCAAACCGAGGCAGCGACGGAACTGCAGCAGCTCAAAGGCTCATCAGAGGCCTGA